Proteins co-encoded in one Dyella japonica A8 genomic window:
- a CDS encoding cytochrome c: MKRIALIVVALVLIAGGWWLFRGETRQPVAPSASKVDAATLKDPALIAKGEYLAMAGDCASCHTAQGGARYAGGRVLPTPFGNIPSPNITPDRDTGLGDWSFEDFWQALHSGKGRHGEFLYPVFSYTSFTKVSHDDALAMFAYLQSLAPVHAPTQASSLEFPYSVRSSLKAWRALYFKEGEFQRDATKSAAWNRGAYLVQGLGHCNECHAPRDSLGGQQGNASLAGGQIPVQNWYAPDLSTQANGGLSGWSEQDIVDLLKTGQSARGTAFGPMAEVVVQSTQHMHDDDLRAMAVYLQSLPARPAAVASASQLDTRALLAQGAKVYGERCADCHGKDGQGVAGIYPPLSGNSSVNEPTGINATRVVLLGGFAPVTQGNPRPYSMPPFAQQLNDADVAAVVTYIRQSWSNKASVVMERDVVKYRHTPID, translated from the coding sequence ATGAAGCGCATCGCACTCATCGTGGTCGCCCTCGTGCTGATCGCCGGTGGTTGGTGGCTGTTCCGTGGTGAAACGCGGCAGCCGGTAGCGCCATCGGCGAGCAAGGTGGATGCCGCCACGCTCAAGGACCCGGCGCTCATCGCCAAGGGCGAATACCTCGCCATGGCCGGCGATTGCGCCTCGTGCCATACGGCGCAGGGCGGGGCGCGTTATGCGGGCGGCCGCGTGTTGCCCACGCCGTTTGGCAATATCCCGTCGCCCAACATCACGCCGGATCGCGACACCGGCCTGGGCGATTGGAGTTTCGAGGACTTCTGGCAGGCGCTGCACAGCGGTAAAGGGCGGCACGGTGAGTTCCTGTATCCGGTGTTCTCCTATACGTCCTTCACCAAGGTGTCGCATGACGACGCGCTGGCGATGTTCGCGTACCTGCAATCGCTGGCGCCCGTGCATGCCCCCACCCAGGCGTCGTCGCTCGAATTTCCCTACAGCGTGCGCAGCAGCCTGAAGGCCTGGCGTGCGTTGTATTTCAAGGAAGGTGAGTTCCAGCGCGACGCAACGAAGTCGGCGGCGTGGAATCGTGGCGCCTATCTCGTGCAGGGCCTGGGCCATTGCAACGAATGCCACGCGCCGCGCGATTCACTGGGCGGGCAGCAAGGCAACGCCTCGCTGGCCGGTGGGCAGATCCCGGTGCAGAACTGGTACGCGCCGGACCTGAGTACGCAGGCCAATGGCGGCCTGTCCGGCTGGAGCGAACAGGACATCGTCGACCTGCTCAAGACGGGCCAGTCGGCGCGCGGCACCGCCTTTGGCCCCATGGCTGAGGTGGTTGTGCAGAGCACGCAGCACATGCACGACGACGACCTGCGGGCGATGGCCGTCTATCTGCAATCGTTGCCGGCGCGGCCTGCTGCCGTCGCCAGTGCGTCACAGCTCGACACGCGCGCCCTGCTCGCCCAGGGCGCCAAGGTTTACGGCGAGCGCTGCGCGGATTGCCACGGCAAGGACGGCCAAGGCGTGGCGGGCATCTATCCGCCGCTCAGCGGCAATTCCTCGGTCAATGAACCCACCGGCATCAACGCGACGCGCGTGGTGCTGCTCGGCGGTTTCGCGCCAGTGACGCAGGGCAATCCGCGGCCCTACTCGATGCCTCCGTTCGCGCAGCAACTCAATGATGCCGACGTGGCCGCGGTGGTGACCTATATCCGCCAGTCGTGGTCGAACAAGGCCTCGGTGGTGATGGAGCGCGACGTCGTCAAATACCGCCACACGCCGATCGACTGA
- the rplQ gene encoding 50S ribosomal protein L17, whose product MRHQKSGRKLNRTSSHREAMFKNMASSLFKHELIRTTLPKAKELRRVAEPLITLAKTDGVANRRLAFARLRDKEAVGKLFIELGPRYRERPGGYLRILKAGFRPGDNAPMAYVELVDRPKTDAAAE is encoded by the coding sequence ATGCGCCACCAGAAATCCGGTCGCAAGCTCAACCGCACGAGCAGCCACCGCGAAGCGATGTTCAAGAACATGGCTTCGTCGCTGTTCAAGCACGAGCTGATCCGTACCACCCTGCCGAAGGCCAAGGAACTCCGTCGCGTCGCCGAGCCGCTCATCACGCTCGCCAAGACCGATGGCGTCGCCAACCGTCGTCTCGCCTTCGCTCGCCTGCGCGACAAGGAAGCCGTCGGCAAGCTCTTCATCGAGCTGGGCCCCCGTTACCGCGAGCGTCCCGGCGGTTACCTGCGTATCCTCAAGGCTGGCTTCCGCCCGGGCGACAACGCCCCGATGGCGTACGTCGAGCTGGTCGATCGCCCGAAGACCGACGCCGCCGCCGAGTAA
- a CDS encoding LysR family transcriptional regulator: MADIEPGWELYRSFLAVMREGSLSGAARSLGMTQPSLGRHMRELEAALATALFARSPQGLMPTEVARELVPHAQAMASASAALQRAASAGRGEVSGTVRLTASEMIGAEVLPPILTEFRERHPGIVVELVLSNQAADLLRRDADIAVRMVQPTQEALVARHVGRVELGLFAHRRYLESHGYPQALDELAGHALIGFDTETPYIRRLRPQGLPYAREHFALRTDSDLAGLAAIRAGFGIGIVQVNLARRDPQLVRLFPAEVSLPLETWVVMHEDLRPSLRVRRLFDHLAAALEAYAGGG; the protein is encoded by the coding sequence ATGGCAGATATCGAACCCGGTTGGGAGCTCTACCGATCCTTCCTCGCCGTGATGCGGGAGGGCAGCCTGTCTGGCGCCGCACGGTCGCTCGGTATGACCCAGCCCAGCCTGGGCCGGCATATGCGCGAGCTGGAGGCGGCCCTGGCTACCGCCTTGTTCGCCCGTTCGCCGCAAGGGTTGATGCCCACGGAGGTCGCCCGGGAGCTGGTGCCACACGCGCAGGCCATGGCGTCGGCCTCGGCCGCTCTGCAGCGCGCGGCTTCGGCGGGGCGTGGCGAGGTCAGCGGCACCGTCCGCCTGACCGCCAGCGAGATGATTGGCGCCGAAGTGCTGCCGCCCATCCTCACCGAGTTCCGCGAGCGGCATCCGGGCATCGTGGTGGAGCTGGTGTTGTCCAATCAGGCCGCCGACCTGTTGCGGCGCGATGCCGACATCGCCGTCCGCATGGTGCAGCCCACCCAGGAGGCGCTGGTGGCACGGCATGTGGGCCGGGTGGAGTTGGGTCTGTTCGCGCACCGGCGTTATCTGGAATCGCACGGCTACCCGCAGGCGCTCGATGAGCTGGCAGGGCACGCGCTGATCGGTTTCGATACCGAAACGCCCTACATCCGCCGCCTGCGCCCGCAGGGGCTGCCGTACGCGCGCGAGCACTTTGCCTTGCGCACGGACAGTGACCTGGCCGGGTTGGCGGCCATCCGCGCGGGCTTCGGCATCGGCATCGTCCAGGTGAACCTGGCGCGGCGTGATCCCCAACTGGTCCGTCTGTTCCCGGCCGAGGTGTCGCTGCCGCTGGAAACCTGGGTGGTGATGCACGAAGACCTGCGCCCCAGCCTGCGTGTGCGCCGGCTGTTCGATCACTTGGCCGCGGCGCTGGAGGCCTATGCGGGGGGCGGTTGA
- a CDS encoding mismatch-specific DNA-glycosylase translates to MLRAMPDPILPDLLQPGLALVFCGTAAGRRSAEEGAYYAHPGNLFWRTLHAVELTPRLFAPAEFPLLPALGIGLTDLAKHHMGNDDELPRGAFDAGALRERIERHAPRVLAFTSKAAARAALGHAAGYGLQPERFGQTQLFVLPSPSGQARGHWDLGPWRELAAFVRQP, encoded by the coding sequence ATGCTGCGGGCGATGCCCGATCCGATCCTGCCCGACCTGCTCCAGCCCGGCCTTGCCCTGGTGTTCTGCGGCACCGCCGCGGGGCGCCGCTCGGCCGAGGAAGGCGCCTATTACGCGCATCCGGGCAACCTGTTCTGGCGCACGCTGCATGCGGTGGAACTGACCCCTCGGCTGTTCGCGCCTGCCGAATTTCCCCTGCTGCCCGCGCTGGGCATCGGCCTCACCGACCTGGCCAAGCACCACATGGGCAACGACGACGAGCTGCCGCGCGGTGCCTTCGATGCCGGCGCGCTGCGTGAGCGCATCGAGCGCCACGCACCGCGCGTACTGGCCTTCACCAGCAAGGCAGCCGCCCGGGCAGCGCTGGGGCATGCGGCGGGCTATGGCCTGCAACCGGAACGCTTCGGGCAAACCCAACTGTTTGTGCTGCCTTCACCCTCCGGGCAGGCGCGCGGGCATTGGGATCTCGGCCCCTGGCGGGAGCTGGCGGCGTTCGTGCGTCAGCCGTGA
- a CDS encoding MASE1 domain-containing protein has product MGAGERATFHTVLRQLGVALAYAACYALLRYFSVSHWNLVAGLRVLCLLLVPRRYWLAMAVGETMPLAWLGWSSHVRFGTLWAVCVAVPPILLSAPVYAWFRRHVAVYRDGRVNVTALMTAVLAGGVISALVNTGTLAVLTVPPTEPQPSITVHMLLEYFLGSYLGALTVVPPVFAWLSWSSLASSRYRAAIRRAVVGDCVKGVIPPLLLLIWLASASHGDEVMEIARLAMFLPAAWLTLRRGWQGAALGGLLASIAIELTMTVVRDPAVIQAQALIAFAVSSLIMLGARVALPGQAPHAADASARPDDHDEKRRGFLLAQQGLYQEELRLRHVAESLDRLGKSLRDGQRRMMDRLRPVLPASMEQSYARHLDLTQMEMQRLADTLHPRAWREHGLAATFQNGPLLQAASLVGADYRCTLTSDGLNQLAPDVHMMLYRQACEVLVYMLAREPVRRIRVHIRGGCTHGRRWVVLRISAVRTAPSQRGRPVPEWRQLVSLLGTTGQGMATVRERALIYGGMVHERESEDRLGVTLLLHDALRVDTQQESAVDPRAVSA; this is encoded by the coding sequence ATGGGCGCGGGAGAGCGCGCAACGTTCCATACCGTGCTACGCCAGCTCGGCGTGGCGCTGGCGTATGCCGCGTGCTACGCGCTCCTGAGGTATTTCTCGGTTTCCCATTGGAACCTCGTGGCCGGCCTGCGCGTGCTGTGCCTGCTGCTGGTGCCTCGTCGCTATTGGCTGGCCATGGCCGTGGGCGAGACGATGCCGCTGGCCTGGCTGGGGTGGTCCTCGCACGTCAGGTTTGGCACGTTGTGGGCAGTATGTGTCGCCGTGCCGCCCATCCTGCTGAGCGCGCCGGTGTATGCCTGGTTCCGGCGGCACGTGGCGGTCTACCGGGACGGGCGGGTGAACGTGACCGCGCTCATGACCGCCGTGCTGGCCGGTGGCGTCATCAGCGCACTGGTCAACACCGGCACTCTGGCGGTACTGACGGTGCCGCCGACGGAGCCCCAGCCGAGCATCACCGTGCATATGTTGCTCGAGTACTTCCTGGGCAGCTATCTGGGTGCGCTCACCGTGGTGCCGCCGGTCTTCGCATGGCTGAGCTGGTCGAGTCTCGCGTCGTCGCGCTATCGCGCCGCGATCAGGCGGGCGGTCGTGGGCGATTGCGTCAAGGGCGTGATTCCGCCGCTGCTACTGTTGATCTGGCTGGCTTCGGCAAGCCATGGCGACGAAGTCATGGAGATTGCCCGCCTGGCGATGTTCCTTCCCGCTGCGTGGCTTACCTTGCGGCGCGGCTGGCAGGGCGCGGCCCTGGGCGGGCTGCTGGCCAGCATCGCGATCGAGCTGACCATGACGGTGGTGCGCGACCCGGCCGTCATCCAGGCCCAGGCGCTGATCGCCTTCGCCGTTTCCAGTTTGATCATGCTGGGCGCGCGTGTCGCGCTGCCTGGCCAGGCGCCGCACGCCGCCGATGCGTCCGCGCGGCCTGATGACCACGACGAGAAGCGGCGCGGCTTCCTGTTGGCCCAGCAGGGCCTGTATCAGGAAGAACTGCGCTTGCGTCACGTGGCCGAATCGCTGGACCGGCTCGGCAAGTCCCTGCGTGATGGCCAGCGCCGCATGATGGACCGCTTGCGGCCGGTGCTGCCGGCGAGCATGGAACAAAGCTATGCCCGTCATCTGGACCTGACCCAGATGGAGATGCAGCGGCTGGCCGATACGCTGCATCCCCGCGCATGGCGCGAGCACGGCCTGGCGGCCACCTTCCAGAACGGTCCGCTGTTGCAGGCAGCATCGCTGGTCGGCGCGGATTACCGCTGCACGCTGACCAGCGACGGCCTCAATCAGTTGGCGCCTGACGTGCACATGATGCTCTACCGGCAGGCCTGCGAAGTGCTGGTCTACATGCTGGCGCGGGAACCGGTGAGGCGCATCCGCGTGCATATCCGTGGCGGATGCACGCACGGGCGGCGCTGGGTGGTGTTGCGTATCAGCGCCGTGCGAACGGCGCCATCCCAGCGTGGCAGACCGGTGCCCGAATGGCGGCAACTGGTGTCGCTGCTGGGCACCACCGGGCAGGGCATGGCCACGGTGCGCGAGCGAGCGCTCATCTACGGCGGCATGGTGCACGAACGAGAGAGCGAAGACCGTCTGGGCGTCACCTTGCTGCTCCATGACGCATTGCGCGTCGATACGCAGCAGGAATCAGCTGTCGATCCCCGGGCTGTATCGGCCTGA
- a CDS encoding disulfide bond formation protein B: MNPFRWSYRATYLAGFVICVALLGYALYAEHVLNMIPCPLCIFQRIAFMVMAVFFLIGGLHAPRGGARWVYTGGVILGALGGIATAGRHLWLQTLPADQIPACGPNLGYMMDTFPFAKVLKMVFTGSGECAKIEPVFGLPMPAWTLMWYVLLVVAAVYAASRKRA, encoded by the coding sequence ATGAATCCATTTCGCTGGTCGTATCGCGCTACCTACCTCGCCGGTTTCGTCATTTGCGTGGCGCTGCTGGGCTATGCGCTGTATGCCGAGCACGTGCTCAACATGATTCCGTGCCCGCTGTGCATCTTCCAGCGCATCGCGTTCATGGTGATGGCGGTGTTTTTCCTGATCGGTGGGCTGCACGCGCCGCGTGGCGGAGCGCGCTGGGTATACACGGGTGGCGTGATCCTGGGGGCGCTGGGCGGCATCGCGACGGCGGGCCGTCACCTGTGGCTGCAGACCTTGCCGGCGGACCAGATTCCCGCTTGCGGCCCGAATCTTGGCTACATGATGGATACGTTTCCGTTCGCTAAGGTGCTAAAGATGGTGTTCACTGGCTCTGGCGAGTGCGCCAAGATCGAGCCGGTGTTCGGGTTGCCTATGCCGGCCTGGACCCTCATGTGGTATGTGCTGCTGGTGGTCGCGGCGGTGTATGCCGCCTCGCGCAAGCGCGCCTGA
- the rng gene encoding ribonuclease G gives MSEEILINVTPRETRVGVVENGMLQEVHVERASRRGYVGNVYKGRVQRVMPGMQAVFVDIGLERAAFLHASDIVRPSLPAAAEGVEVGAHSGGNGHTPSISELVHEGQEIVVQVVKDPIGTKGARLSTHLSIPSRYLVLLPHARTLGISARIEEEAERQRLKEVLNSLIGENPLGYIVRTNAEGQTAESLAFDVTYLGKVWRVVQENIAKAKVGERVYEELSLPLRSLRDMLNDDIEKVRVDSRETFEKVVKFVHKFMPHLDDRVEHYSGERPIFDLYGVEDEIQRALKKEVPLKSGGYLIVDQTEAMTTIDVNTGGYVGTRNLEETVYRTNLEAAQAAARQLRLRNLGGIIIIDFIDMTDEEHRRQVLRMLEKGLLRDHAKTTVYPMSALGLVEMTRKRTTESLERQLCEPCPSCSGRGTLKTAETVTYEIFREITRAVRQFNTEKLLVMASPKVVGRILEEESVAVAELEEFISKSIRFQAEEHYSQEQFDVVLL, from the coding sequence GTGAGCGAAGAAATCCTGATCAACGTGACCCCACGCGAGACGCGCGTCGGCGTGGTCGAGAACGGCATGTTGCAGGAGGTGCACGTGGAGCGGGCCTCCCGTCGCGGCTACGTGGGCAACGTCTACAAGGGGCGCGTGCAACGGGTGATGCCGGGCATGCAGGCGGTGTTCGTGGACATCGGGCTGGAGCGCGCGGCCTTCCTGCACGCTTCGGACATCGTGCGCCCGTCGCTGCCGGCCGCCGCCGAAGGCGTCGAGGTGGGCGCCCATAGCGGCGGCAACGGCCATACCCCGTCCATCAGCGAACTGGTGCACGAAGGCCAGGAGATCGTGGTGCAGGTGGTGAAAGACCCCATCGGCACCAAGGGAGCCAGGCTCTCCACCCATCTGTCGATCCCTTCCCGTTACCTGGTGCTGCTGCCGCACGCGCGCACGCTGGGCATTTCCGCCCGCATCGAGGAAGAGGCCGAGCGGCAGCGTCTGAAAGAGGTGCTGAACTCGCTGATCGGCGAGAACCCGCTGGGCTACATCGTGCGTACCAACGCGGAGGGCCAGACCGCCGAGTCGCTGGCCTTCGACGTCACCTACCTGGGCAAGGTGTGGCGTGTGGTGCAGGAAAACATCGCCAAGGCCAAGGTCGGTGAGCGGGTTTACGAGGAACTCTCGCTGCCGTTGCGCAGTCTGCGCGACATGCTCAACGACGACATTGAGAAAGTGCGGGTGGATTCGCGCGAGACCTTCGAGAAGGTCGTGAAGTTCGTGCACAAGTTCATGCCGCACCTGGACGATCGCGTCGAGCACTATTCGGGCGAGCGCCCGATCTTCGATCTCTACGGTGTGGAAGACGAAATCCAGCGCGCGCTGAAGAAGGAGGTGCCGCTGAAGTCCGGCGGTTACCTCATCGTCGACCAGACCGAGGCGATGACCACCATCGACGTCAACACCGGCGGCTATGTCGGTACACGCAATCTCGAGGAAACCGTTTACCGGACCAACCTCGAAGCCGCGCAGGCGGCGGCGCGCCAACTGCGGCTGCGCAACCTGGGCGGCATCATCATCATCGACTTCATCGACATGACCGACGAGGAACACCGGCGCCAGGTGCTGCGCATGCTCGAAAAGGGCCTGCTGCGCGACCACGCCAAGACCACCGTCTACCCCATGTCGGCGCTGGGCCTGGTGGAGATGACGCGCAAGCGCACCACCGAGAGCCTGGAGCGGCAGTTGTGCGAACCGTGCCCGTCCTGCAGCGGGCGTGGCACTTTGAAGACCGCCGAAACGGTGACCTACGAGATCTTTCGCGAGATCACCCGCGCCGTGCGCCAGTTCAACACCGAGAAGCTGCTGGTGATGGCCAGCCCGAAAGTGGTCGGCCGCATCCTGGAGGAAGAGTCCGTCGCTGTGGCCGAACTGGAAGAGTTCATCTCCAAAAGCATACGCTTTCAGGCTGAGGAGCATTATTCGCAGGAACAGTTCGATGTGGTTCTGTTGTAA
- a CDS encoding c-type cytochrome, translated as MKSLSAKWSQVGRALGVWMLLLMMAQVGAASAQDAPHPAIPDTLQQRIAACTACHGVHGEGTPESGFFPRLAGKPPGYLARQLKDFQDGLRKYGPMEYTVRQLSPDYMHEIADYFAAQDVPYARSPVPNVSADLRQRGETLVMHGDPSRQIPPCAACHGSQLTGVQPDIPGLVGLPYDYISSQLGSWRTKTRATVAPDCMSQIANRLSDSDITAVSAWLASRELPADMHAQAAGTVTPPLHCGVLGDKGDGA; from the coding sequence ATGAAGAGCCTCTCAGCGAAGTGGTCGCAGGTCGGTCGCGCCTTGGGCGTGTGGATGTTGCTGCTGATGATGGCGCAGGTCGGCGCGGCGAGCGCGCAGGATGCGCCGCACCCCGCCATTCCCGACACCTTGCAGCAGCGCATCGCCGCCTGCACGGCCTGCCATGGCGTGCATGGCGAAGGCACGCCGGAAAGCGGTTTCTTCCCGCGCCTTGCCGGCAAGCCCCCCGGTTACCTCGCGCGACAGCTGAAGGATTTCCAGGATGGCCTGCGCAAGTACGGGCCGATGGAATACACCGTGCGCCAGCTCAGCCCGGATTACATGCACGAGATCGCCGACTACTTCGCGGCGCAGGACGTGCCGTACGCGCGCTCGCCGGTGCCGAACGTTTCCGCCGATCTCCGCCAGCGCGGCGAAACACTGGTGATGCATGGCGACCCGTCACGGCAGATTCCTCCCTGCGCGGCCTGCCACGGCAGCCAGCTCACCGGCGTGCAGCCGGATATTCCCGGCCTGGTCGGCCTGCCCTACGACTACATCAGTTCCCAGCTCGGCTCATGGCGGACAAAGACCCGCGCCACGGTAGCGCCCGATTGCATGTCGCAGATCGCCAATCGCCTGAGCGATTCGGACATCACCGCCGTGTCGGCGTGGCTGGCCAGTCGTGAACTGCCGGCTGACATGCACGCGCAGGCGGCTGGCACCGTGACGCCGCCGCTGCATTGCGGCGTGCTGGGCGACAAGGGAGACGGCGCATGA
- a CDS encoding NAD-dependent epimerase/dehydratase family protein, with protein MKAQRTVLVIGANGGIGQEACLALLRHGWRVRALVRKAPEAAQNIDWRTGDAMNSADVLAAAVGVDVIVHAVNPPGYRGWERLVLPMLDNTIAAARASNARIVLPGTVYNYGPDAFPLLREDSPQHPCTRKGEIRAEMERRLQAASETGTRVLVLRCGDFFGPRAGSNWFAQGLMQPGKPVTRIAYPGDYALGHSWAYLPDVADALARLLDREAELAHFESFHVGGHWLDGHAMLAAIRRATGDDTIKAGRFPWWLARLASPFNETMRELCKMRYLWRERMQLDDSKLKAFLGDGLYTPVDQAVHAALEGAGCLPATAAVRAAHA; from the coding sequence ATGAAGGCACAGCGAACGGTTCTGGTGATTGGCGCCAACGGCGGCATTGGCCAGGAAGCCTGCCTCGCCCTGCTGCGGCACGGCTGGCGGGTACGCGCCCTGGTGCGCAAGGCGCCGGAGGCTGCGCAGAACATCGACTGGCGGACCGGCGACGCGATGAACAGCGCCGACGTGCTCGCCGCGGCCGTCGGCGTCGACGTGATCGTCCACGCCGTGAATCCGCCGGGTTACCGCGGCTGGGAACGCCTGGTGCTGCCCATGCTGGACAACACCATTGCGGCAGCCCGCGCCAGCAACGCCCGCATCGTGCTGCCCGGCACGGTTTACAACTACGGCCCGGATGCCTTTCCGCTGCTGCGGGAGGATTCGCCGCAGCACCCGTGCACGCGCAAGGGCGAGATCCGCGCCGAGATGGAGCGCCGCCTGCAGGCCGCCTCGGAAACTGGCACCCGTGTCCTGGTGCTCCGTTGCGGCGATTTCTTCGGGCCGCGCGCCGGCAGCAACTGGTTCGCGCAGGGACTGATGCAGCCGGGCAAGCCCGTCACCCGCATCGCCTATCCCGGCGACTATGCCCTCGGCCACAGCTGGGCCTATCTGCCGGACGTCGCTGACGCGCTGGCACGCCTGCTGGATCGCGAGGCGGAACTGGCGCACTTCGAAAGCTTCCATGTCGGCGGCCATTGGCTCGACGGCCACGCCATGCTTGCCGCCATCCGGCGGGCGACGGGCGATGACACCATCAAGGCTGGTCGCTTCCCGTGGTGGCTCGCGCGACTCGCTTCGCCATTCAACGAAACGATGCGCGAGCTCTGCAAAATGCGTTACCTGTGGCGTGAACGCATGCAGCTGGACGACAGCAAGCTCAAGGCCTTCCTCGGCGACGGGCTGTACACGCCCGTGGACCAGGCGGTGCATGCGGCGCTGGAGGGCGCGGGCTGCCTGCCGGCGACCGCCGCCGTCAGGGCGGCGCATGCGTAA
- a CDS encoding class II 3-deoxy-7-phosphoheptulonate synthase, with product MSMTHTPLQDTEGWSPRSWQGRQALQQPLYEDASELNRATDQLATLPPLVTSWEVLALKKALAEAQDGQRFVLQGGDCAESFADCTSPIISNRLKVLLQMSLVLVHGLKKPVLRVGRFAGQYAKPRSTDTETRDGVTLPSFRGDLVNSPEFTLEARRPDPQRLIQAHAHSALTMNFVRALIDGGFADLHHPEYWDLAWVEHSPLAAEYRRMVSGIGDSLRFMETLAGPITGFSRVDFFTSHEALLLHYEQALTRQVPRHQGWFNLSTHFPWIGMRTAALDGAHVEYFRGIRNPIAVKVGPSVTPDQLLPLIDALNPEEEPGRLTLIHRMGNAAISRALPPLLEAVKREGRRVLWVADPMHGNTETTSNGYKTRRFDNIRGELDQAFDIHAASGTRLGGVHLELTGEDVTECMGGARDLSEADLDRAYKSMVDPRLNYEQSLELAMLIVRKSAGSLKL from the coding sequence ATGTCCATGACACACACGCCGTTGCAAGATACCGAAGGCTGGTCGCCGCGTAGCTGGCAGGGCCGCCAGGCGCTGCAGCAGCCTTTGTACGAGGACGCGTCGGAGCTCAACCGGGCAACCGACCAGCTCGCCACGCTGCCGCCACTGGTGACATCGTGGGAAGTGCTCGCGCTGAAGAAGGCCCTGGCCGAGGCGCAGGATGGGCAGCGTTTCGTGCTGCAGGGGGGCGATTGCGCCGAAAGCTTCGCCGATTGCACCAGTCCCATCATCTCCAACCGGCTCAAGGTGTTGCTGCAGATGAGCCTGGTGCTGGTGCACGGGCTCAAGAAGCCGGTGCTGCGGGTGGGGCGTTTCGCGGGGCAGTACGCCAAGCCACGCTCGACCGATACCGAGACGCGTGACGGCGTGACCCTGCCGAGTTTCCGCGGCGACCTGGTCAACAGTCCAGAATTTACCCTCGAGGCTCGCCGGCCCGACCCGCAGCGCCTGATCCAGGCGCACGCGCATTCGGCGCTGACCATGAATTTCGTGAGGGCGCTGATCGACGGTGGCTTCGCCGACCTGCACCATCCCGAATATTGGGATCTGGCCTGGGTCGAACACTCGCCACTGGCCGCCGAATACCGTCGCATGGTCTCGGGCATTGGCGACTCGCTGCGCTTCATGGAGACGCTCGCAGGCCCCATCACCGGGTTCTCCCGAGTGGATTTCTTCACCTCCCACGAGGCCCTGCTGCTGCATTACGAGCAGGCGCTGACCCGGCAGGTGCCGCGCCACCAGGGCTGGTTCAACCTGTCGACGCATTTCCCGTGGATCGGCATGCGTACGGCCGCGCTGGACGGTGCGCACGTCGAGTATTTCCGCGGCATCCGCAATCCCATTGCGGTGAAGGTGGGTCCGTCGGTGACGCCGGATCAGTTGCTGCCGCTCATCGATGCGTTGAACCCCGAGGAGGAGCCTGGTCGCCTGACCTTGATCCACCGCATGGGCAACGCTGCCATCAGCCGGGCTTTGCCGCCCTTGCTGGAGGCGGTGAAGCGCGAGGGGCGACGGGTGTTGTGGGTGGCCGATCCGATGCACGGCAATACCGAAACGACGTCCAATGGTTACAAGACGCGTCGTTTTGACAATATCCGCGGCGAACTGGACCAGGCCTTCGACATCCACGCGGCCTCGGGCACCCGCCTGGGCGGCGTGCATCTGGAGCTGACCGGCGAGGATGTGACCGAGTGCATGGGCGGCGCCCGCGACCTCAGCGAGGCCGACCTGGATCGGGCGTACAAATCCATGGTCGACCCGAGGCTCAATTACGAGCAGTCGCTGGAGCTGGCCATGCTGATCGTGCGCAAGTCAGCCGGCTCCCTGAAACTCTGA